The following coding sequences are from one Bufo bufo chromosome 2, aBufBuf1.1, whole genome shotgun sequence window:
- the LOC120991148 gene encoding zinc finger protein 501-like, whose protein sequence is MMEEHQPLISQENSSNNSEENLILSLSYKAKDKDILQLSSGKKLITLNVHPGLHSSDLSHNSPNHEGLSPDQSHIVTRSRKQKGAKRFQCGKKSTKASGLSTKRRRHKGEKSYSCSECEKCFKNKSHLLRHQRIHTGEKPHTCSECAKCFTDKSSLVRHEKNHKKEKPYSCSECGKCFTDKSTLGIHKRNHTGVKPFSCSECEKCFTLKSNLLAHERSHTGENPYSCSECGKCFTRKAYLVAHERHHTGVKPYSCSECGKCFLYKISLVTHERIHTGETPFSCSECGKCFTAKLNLLRHERRIHTGEKPYSCSECGKYFAKKSILVRHEKSHTEDRPYSCSECEKCFKAKSDLIRHIRCHTGEKPYPCSECGKSFTQKSDLVSHHKIHTGEKPHACSECSKCFTDKSRLVRHEKSHRGANL, encoded by the coding sequence AAAATTCCAGTAACAATTCTGAGGAAAACCTTATATTATCACTAAGTTATAAAGCAAAAGATAAAGATATCCTACAGCTTTCTTCAGGAAAAAAACTCATTAcccttaatgtacatccaggacttcacagttCAGATCTATCGCATAACTCCCCTAATCATGAGGGACTTTCTCCTGATCAATCACACATTGTTACCAGAAGTAGAAAGCAGAAAGGGGCAAAACGGTTTCAGTGTGGCAAAAAATCCACAAAAGCCTCAGGTCTTTCTACAAAGAGAAGAAGACATAAAGGAGAGAAGTCatactcctgttcagaatgtgagaaatgttttaaaaataaatcacatcttcttagacatcagagaattcacacaggagagaagccacacACCTGTTCAGAATGTGCCAAGTGCTTCACAgacaaatcaagtcttgttagacatgagaaaaatcataaaaaagagaagccatattcatgttcagaatgtgggaagtgctttACAGATAAATCAACTCTTGGTATACataagagaaatcacacaggagtgaagccattttcatgctcagaatgtgagaaatgttttacactGAAATCAAATCTTCTTGCAcacgagagaagtcacacaggagagaatccatattcgtgttcagaatgtgggaaatgttttacacgaaAAGCATATCTTGTTGCACATGAGAGACATCACACAGGAGTgaagccatattcgtgttcagaatgtggtaaatgttttttatataaaataagtcttgttacacatgagagaattcacacaggagaaacgccattctcatgttcagaatgtggaaaatgttttactgcTAAATTAAATCTTCTTAGACATGAgaggagaattcacacaggagagaagccttattcgtgttcagaatgtggtaaatacTTTGCAAAGAAGTCAattcttgttagacatgagaaaaGTCATACAGAAGAtaggccatattcatgttcagaatgtgagaaatgttttaaagCAAAATCAGATCTTATTAGACATAtaagatgtcacacaggagagaaaccgtatccatgctcagaatgtgggaaaagttttacacagaaatcagacCTTGTTAGTCATCATAaaattcatacaggagagaagccacaCGCCTGTTCAGAATGTTCCAAGTGCTTCACAGACAAATCAAGgcttgttagacatgagaaaaGTCATAGAGGAGCGAATCTataa